From Desulfobacterales bacterium, the proteins below share one genomic window:
- a CDS encoding sulfotransferase: protein MIEKPSIIVTSLGRTGTLFFQNLFDASLLYGTCLHEPDRLNFGQYEGMGDKAAQVYRQIRESGVFELLIRKFIFSDWSIEAVSKDRETGKLSDPEAIKRIISQRKKFIQRQPGSIYLESSSAFYGIIDLLDKVFYQHRVIYIIRDGRDWVRSKMNFGTMYAKNPLQKLISGSWPTAVELNDSVYGEKWHEMTRFEKICWAWAELNQYALKCAAKNPYARVVRFEDVLSSPDAAKNLSDLIDFAVSISPAAAVKKKTLKNWLPGQTHASQKLFPDWCQWNNKQTDWFIQVCGPLMKKLGYELKS, encoded by the coding sequence ATGATAGAAAAACCTTCAATCATTGTTACCTCGCTTGGAAGAACCGGGACACTTTTCTTCCAAAACCTTTTTGACGCATCCCTTTTGTATGGCACTTGCCTGCATGAACCTGACCGCTTGAATTTTGGGCAGTATGAAGGCATGGGCGATAAAGCCGCACAGGTTTACCGGCAGATCAGGGAGTCCGGGGTTTTCGAGCTCCTGATTCGAAAATTTATATTTTCAGACTGGAGCATAGAGGCTGTTTCCAAAGATCGCGAAACCGGGAAACTGAGCGACCCTGAAGCCATAAAACGGATTATTTCACAACGGAAAAAATTTATTCAACGCCAGCCCGGTTCCATATACCTTGAATCGAGTTCAGCCTTTTACGGCATCATTGATTTATTGGATAAGGTCTTTTATCAGCACCGCGTTATTTATATTATCCGCGACGGCAGGGACTGGGTCCGCTCAAAAATGAATTTTGGGACCATGTATGCAAAAAACCCTTTGCAAAAATTGATCTCCGGAAGCTGGCCCACGGCGGTTGAACTCAATGACAGCGTATATGGAGAAAAATGGCATGAAATGACACGCTTTGAAAAAATCTGCTGGGCCTGGGCTGAATTAAATCAATATGCGTTAAAATGTGCGGCGAAGAATCCATATGCCAGGGTTGTCCGGTTTGAAGATGTGCTATCCTCCCCTGATGCGGCAAAAAACCTTTCGGATCTGATCGATTTTGCAGTAAGTATAAGCCCTGCTGCCGCTGTAAAGAAAAAAACCTTGAAAAATTGGCTGCCCGGACAAACGCATGCCAGCCAGAAGCTGTTTCCGGACTGGTGCCAATGGAACAATAAGCAAACCGATTGGTTTATCCAGGTCTGCGGGCCACTTATGAAGAAGTTAGGATATGAGCTCAAAAGCTGA
- a CDS encoding sulfotransferase, protein MPTFILSTGRTGTVFINNVLNSLRGISAVHERNARILRFFQVMQLKNYNSAIINNIYDYMLFHPLKRDMINNESHFEINFSLKANIDKASEIFPDAVFIYIIRDPRTAVASGINCT, encoded by the coding sequence ATGCCCACTTTTATTTTATCCACAGGCCGGACCGGAACCGTGTTTATCAATAATGTTTTAAATAGCTTGAGGGGCATCAGTGCAGTTCATGAGAGAAATGCAAGGATTCTGCGCTTTTTTCAAGTCATGCAGCTAAAAAATTACAATTCCGCCATTATTAATAACATTTATGACTACATGTTGTTTCACCCTTTAAAACGCGATATGATAAATAATGAGTCTCATTTTGAAATCAATTTTTCACTGAAAGCCAATATTGATAAGGCATCAGAAATTTTTCCGGATGCCGTATTCATCTATATAATAAGAGATCCCCGAACTGCAGTGGCAAGCGGTATAAACTGTACTTAG
- a CDS encoding lysylphosphatidylglycerol synthase domain-containing protein yields MSSKADQPFSKIRKYLSYIISILVICLIGLYVYNNAEKLNHLFNLSIHILFLLIFFILLNFLLRGLTNFYLYRLFSINLLLPESVALAVLNIIGNQLPLAGGMVAKGVYLKHKYQLSFSYYLPVTAALYVCFIGVSGLIGLTTLFYLYIASNTPFYWPLWVGFSGFIGGMACLWLPIKSGIFPDRFRNRLSELNSGWRALGRNPTLLLRLCFFQILILTVIGTRYFHEFQIVSQDVAFSHCLLFSASTILSRLLSFAPGAIGFREGIVGLVSEMLGFDFALGAIVVIIDRLLTIIAAGFLSLLYFNLMPDKR; encoded by the coding sequence ATGAGCTCAAAAGCTGATCAACCATTTTCAAAAATCAGGAAATATCTCTCGTATATAATTTCCATTCTGGTTATATGCCTGATCGGCCTCTATGTTTATAACAACGCCGAAAAATTAAACCATCTGTTTAACCTGTCTATCCATATCCTTTTTTTACTTATCTTTTTTATTCTATTAAATTTTTTATTAAGGGGGCTAACAAATTTTTATCTGTATCGCCTGTTTTCGATAAACCTATTATTGCCGGAAAGCGTTGCACTGGCCGTGCTGAATATCATCGGCAACCAGCTGCCGCTTGCCGGCGGCATGGTGGCCAAGGGCGTGTACCTCAAGCACAAATATCAACTTTCATTCAGCTATTATCTGCCGGTGACAGCCGCCCTGTATGTCTGTTTCATCGGGGTCAGCGGATTAATCGGCCTGACAACCCTCTTCTATCTTTATATAGCTTCAAATACGCCTTTTTACTGGCCCCTGTGGGTTGGCTTTTCAGGATTTATCGGAGGCATGGCATGCCTTTGGCTGCCGATAAAATCCGGAATTTTTCCGGATCGATTTAGAAACCGGCTTTCAGAGTTAAACTCTGGATGGCGGGCCTTGGGCAGAAATCCGACCCTGCTTTTAAGACTTTGTTTTTTCCAGATACTCATTTTAACAGTCATCGGAACAAGATATTTTCATGAATTTCAAATTGTCTCCCAGGATGTTGCGTTCTCCCATTGCCTCTTGTTCAGTGCATCCACTATCCTGAGCCGTTTGCTGAGCTTCGCACCTGGCGCCATAGGATTCAGGGAAGGCATTGTCGGGCTTGTCAGTGAAATGCTGGGATTTGACTTTGCCCTGGGAGCCATTGTTGTTATAATCGACCGGCTGCTTACTATTATTGCCGCAGGTTTTTTAAGTCTGTTATATTTTAATTTAATGCCCGACAAAAGATAG
- a CDS encoding glycosyltransferase family 2 protein encodes MFLVILIPCFNEENTIRELILSIPKSIKGITKIEIIVIDDGSSDHTASRAEEAGAFVISHFRNMGVGAAFNTGVEKAIERGADIVVNIDGDGQFDPGDISCLIQPIIDGEAEFVTASRFMDKNLEPEMPVLKKWGNKRISSLISFLTKQQFHDVSCGFRAYSKEVLLKLNLMGKFTYTQETFLDLAFKEVKILEVPIKVKGEREYGQSRVAGNLWKYAINASKIIFRSFRDYQPFKFFFGISIGFFVLSFFLGTFFVGFYLVTGHFHPHKWAGFTSGFLLLFSLLFLLTALQADMFVRIRQNQEKLLYLERKKIFNNMHAKNSSNPDEQT; translated from the coding sequence ATGTTTCTCGTTATTTTAATCCCCTGCTTTAATGAAGAAAACACGATCAGGGAACTCATATTATCAATTCCAAAGTCAATTAAAGGAATTACGAAAATAGAAATAATCGTCATCGATGACGGTTCAAGCGATCATACCGCTTCCCGGGCTGAAGAGGCTGGCGCATTCGTGATTTCACATTTCAGGAACATGGGGGTTGGTGCTGCATTTAACACCGGGGTTGAAAAAGCAATTGAGCGCGGTGCGGATATCGTGGTCAATATTGACGGAGACGGGCAGTTTGATCCCGGAGATATTTCCTGTTTAATCCAGCCCATTATAGACGGTGAAGCTGAATTCGTCACCGCTTCCAGGTTCATGGACAAAAATCTTGAGCCGGAAATGCCTGTTTTAAAAAAATGGGGGAACAAACGCATCTCTTCACTGATAAGTTTTCTGACAAAACAGCAGTTCCATGATGTCTCCTGCGGCTTTAGGGCTTATTCCAAGGAAGTTTTGCTTAAATTAAACCTGATGGGAAAATTTACCTACACCCAGGAAACATTTTTAGACCTTGCCTTTAAGGAAGTCAAAATTCTGGAAGTTCCCATAAAAGTAAAAGGCGAAAGGGAATACGGTCAATCCCGGGTGGCCGGCAATTTATGGAAATATGCGATTAATGCGTCCAAAATTATTTTCAGATCTTTTCGGGATTATCAGCCGTTTAAATTTTTCTTTGGCATCTCCATCGGCTTTTTTGTGCTATCCTTTTTTCTGGGGACCTTTTTTGTCGGATTTTATCTGGTTACGGGCCATTTTCATCCGCATAAATGGGCGGGTTTTACCTCGGGTTTTCTGCTGCTTTTCAGCCTGCTCTTTCTGCTGACGGCGCTTCAGGCGGACATGTTTGTAAGGATAAGGCAGAACCAGGAAAAGCTGTTATACTTGGAAAGAAAAAAAATATTCAACAATATGCACGCAAAAAACAGCAGCAACCCGGATGAACAAACATAG
- a CDS encoding glycosyltransferase family 4 protein, translating to MTPPSSRFLKSKYILSLGRLTERKGLIEFIENCYGAILARHPDIEFVIAGGEPKEAVYHREGYKKKLIECIASNNLQDKVHLVGWVNNDTKKQLIIHCECMVFPVIPRKNDVEGFGIVAIEAAACGRPTVAFDVDGVGDAVINGVTGQLIPFAEYLKMAEAIKLIIDGTADYQFKMEAVKNKYGCSHTAFRYLDFFEKLYSHDT from the coding sequence ATAACACCGCCCTCTTCCAGGTTTTTAAAAAGCAAATATATCCTGAGCCTGGGCAGATTAACGGAACGAAAAGGATTGATTGAATTTATTGAGAATTGTTATGGTGCTATCCTTGCCCGACATCCGGACATCGAATTTGTAATTGCCGGCGGAGAGCCCAAGGAAGCCGTATATCATAGAGAAGGATACAAAAAAAAACTGATAGAATGTATTGCATCCAATAATCTTCAAGATAAGGTGCATTTGGTGGGATGGGTAAACAATGATACCAAAAAGCAGTTGATAATTCATTGTGAATGCATGGTCTTTCCGGTAATCCCCCGAAAAAATGATGTTGAAGGCTTTGGCATCGTCGCCATTGAAGCTGCGGCATGCGGAAGGCCAACCGTTGCGTTTGATGTAGACGGCGTTGGAGACGCTGTTATCAACGGCGTTACAGGCCAACTGATCCCCTTTGCCGAATATTTAAAAATGGCAGAGGCAATTAAGCTGATCATAGATGGAACTGCGGACTATCAATTCAAAATGGAGGCGGTTAAAAATAAATATGGTTGCAGCCATACAGCTTTTCGGTATCTTGATTTTTTTGAAAAACTTTATTCCCATGATACTTAA